AGGCCCCGGGCTTCGGTGACCGCCGCAAGGCCCAGCTGGCCGACATCGCCATCCTGACCGGTGGCGAGGTCATCAGCGAAGAGGTCGGCCTCTCGCTGGAGACCGCGGGCATCGAGCTGCTCGGCCAGGCTCGCAAGGTCGTCGTGACCAAGGACGAGACCACCATCGTCGAGGGCGCGGGCGACGCCGAGGCGATCAAGGGCCGGGTCGCGCAGATCCGCACCGAGATCGAGAACTCCGACTCCGACTACGACCGCGAGAAGCTGCAGGAGCGGCTGGCCAAGCTGGCCGGCGGCGTGGCCGTCATCAAGGCGGGCGCGGCCACCGAGGTCGAGCTCAAGGAGCGCAAGCACCGCATCGAGGACGCCGTCCGCAACGCGAAGGCCGCCGTCGAGGAGGGCATCGTCGCCGGTGGTGGCGTGGCCCTGCTGCAGGCCGCCCCGGCCCTGGACGAGCTGAAGCTGACCGGTGACGAGGCCACCGGCGCGAACATCGTGCGCGTCGCCCTCTCGGCTCCGCTGAAGCAGATCGCCTTCAACGCCGGCCTCGAGCCCGGCGTGGTCGCCGAGAAGGTCTCGAACCTGGAGGCCGGCCACGGCCTGAACGCCGACTCGGGCGAGTACGAGGACCTGCTGGCCGCCGGCGTCGCCGACCCGGTCAAGGTCACCCGCTCGGCGCTGCAGAACGCGGCCTCCATCGCGGCCCTGTTCCTCACCACCGAGGCCGTCGTCGCCGACAAGCCGGAGAAGGCCGCCGCTCCCGCCGGCGACCCGACCGGTGGCATGGGCGGCATGGACTTCTGAGTCCCGCCGCACGGCAACACCTTTGAGAGAACCCGAGAGCCGGGCCACCGTCGGTGGCCCGGCTCTCGGCCGTTCCGGCCCGGCATACCCGGCCCGCAGGCGGGACGACGCTCGATACAGTCGGTCGGACGACCGACGTGGAGGGAGCCGGTGCCGATGAGTACGGACGGGAGCAGACCGATCCCGCTGCCCGCCGTCAGCCGCCGTCGCGCGCTGGCCGCCGTGGTGGCCGTGTTCGCCGCCGCCGGGTGCGCGGCGGGCGAGCGAACGGCCGCGCCGCCGAGTGTCGTCACCACTCCCGCGGGCCCGCCGCCCGCCACCCCGGACGCGCCGCTGCGCATCGCCTACGGCCCGGGCCCCGACCACATCGGCGACCTGTATCTCCCCGAGCGCGGCGCCGCGCCGTATCCCGTGGTCGTGATGGTGCACGGCGGCGGCTGGTCGCAGTGGCGCGACCTCGCCGACACCGCCGCCAACTCCACAGCGCTGGCCCGGCACGGGGTCGCGGTCTGGAACATCGAATACCGCCGGGTGCGCGGCGGCGGTGGCTGGCCGAGCACGCTCGCCGACGCCGACGACGCCGTGGAGGCGCTCGCGACGGTGGTCCAGGAACGCTCCGGACACCGGCTCGACCTGGAGCGCGTCCACGTCGCCGGGCATTCCGCCGGTGGGCACTTGGCCGCGTGGGTGGCGGGCAGGCACACGCTGCCGCCCACGGCGCCGGGTGCGCAGCCGCGCGTCCGGCCGCGCAGCGCGACGCTCATGGCGGGCGTGTTCGATCTCGAACTGGCGGTGACCCGCGGCCACGACGCCTTCGTCCGCGCCCTGCTCGACGGCGCGCCGGACGAGGTGCCCGACCGCTACCGGATCGCCTCGCCAATCGCGCACCTGCCCGTCGGCATCCGCATCGACGCGCTGCACGGCGACGCCGACCAGGTCGTCTCGATCGAGCAGAGCCGCCGCTACATCGCGGCCGCGCGCGCGGCGGGCGACAACGCCCACATGCACGAGCTGCCCGGCGTCACACACGCCGACTTCCTCGACGTCGGCTCGCCCGCCTGGGCCGCCGCCCAACGCGTCATCCTGCACAACATCGACACCCTGGACTGAAACCAGCGCACCCGCCTCCGGCCGCTGACCCGCTCAGGCTGTGCTGGATTGTGCCTGTGCGGGGGCGGCCTGCGTGGTGATGCTGCGCTGCCGCCTCCGGCCGCTGACCCGCTCAGGCGGTGTTTGATTTGCCTGTGCGGGGGCGGCCTGCGTGGTGATGCTGCGCTGCCGCCTCCGGCCGCTGACCCCCTCAGGCGGTGGCAGGCAACCGTAGTCGTTCGGCGAGTTCGTTGAAGATGTAGAAATTCGGGATGGTGCCGACCGGGGCGAGCGAAACCCAGTTGCCGTCCACCTTGATCCGCACCAGTCCGCTGCGCGCGTCGATGAGCTGGACGCGGTCCCACGGATACTGGTCGCCGCGGAACACCAGCGCGTCGAGATTCAGCGCGAAATCGCCGAAACGCGCGGTGTCGCCTTCGTCGATCACCGTCACCGCGCGCGGCAGTTGGGTGGCGGTGACGGCGGATTGGATGGCCCTGGCCCATTCCCGGCCCTCGGCGAAATGGGTTTCGTCGAATCGCGCGTGCGAGCCGTCGGGGCCCGACATCTCCAGGGAGTACTCGATGTGGGCGGTGTTCTGGAAGGGAATGGCCTGCTGCCGCACTTCGGCGGTGTCCCAGCGGAATCCGGCGACCCGTTCGCCGGAGCGATACACCGTCATGCCGTGCTCGAAGAGGTCGAGCCGGGCGGCGCGATTGCGGTTGTTGAGCCGGCCTCGGTACAGGGCGAGTCCGGCGGGCACCGCCGCGACCAGCCCGATCGCCGCCCCGCCACTCACGGCGCCGACGGCCGCGCAGATCACCGCGACGGCGCCGAGACAGCCCGCGACGATGCCGCACCCGCGCACGAACGTATCGCTGACGGGGGCGGCGAGAAACGTCTGCCGGTGCGCACCGAGTTTCTGGTATTCGGCCATCAGGTGCACGAGCTGCGACAAAGGTACTGTGCGCCGGACCTCGGTTCCGCCCGCACCGTCCTCCGGCATACTCGGAGTGGTCAATCGTTCCTCCATGCGGCGGTTTTCATCCGCGCGAAGCGTATTGCACTCGCCCCGATAGCGCTACCGTTGCGCGCGACTTCCGCCGCCGCGGTATTCAGCCCGCGAGCACGAAGGCGACCAGAAATCCTGCGGCGGTGGCCATTCCGACCCACCAGCCGCCCTCCCGATAGGCTTCGGGCATCAGGGAATCCGCCAGCACCGCGATCGTCGCACCACCGGCGAACGCCTGGACGACCGCGATATGGGTGGCCGACAGGTTGCCCGACAGCGCTTTCCCGAGCACGGTCACCGCGACCAGCACCGCCGCCGTCACCGTCCACAGGGCCAGTGCGCGCCGGGCGGAGAAGCCGGGGCGCTGCCGCATCAGCGCGGCGCCGCCGATCGCCTCGGGCACATTGCCCACCGCCACCGCGACCAGCAGCACCACGCCCGCCTCGGCACTGAGCGAGACACCGAGGGCGGTGTTCTCCGGGACGCCGTCCAGCACCGTGCCCAGCATCAGGGCCCAGCCGATCGCGCCCGCGCCGAGTTTCGTCTCGATCAGGTGGTTGGCCACCACGTAGACGCCCGCGCCGAGGAACAGCGCCGCGCCCGCGACCAGCGCGCCGGCCTGCCGGAAGGCGGGGGCGAACAACTCCGAGGAGACCGCCGCGATCATCGTGCCCGCGCCGAAGGCCATCAGGGAGGCGAGCAGCGGTTTCGGCAACGTCCATCGCAGTCCGATCGCGGCGCCGACCAGCAGCGGAACCGCGGTCCCCAGCCCGTACAGCAGTGCGGTCGACATGCGGCAACTGTAGGTCAGGATCGGCGGGCCGACCGGGTGCGCGCGGTGGGCGCGCCGCTCGCCGCGCCCACCGGTGCGACGAAGGGCCCGATCCATGACGAGGGGTTCCCGGCCTTCGGTATTGTCTGGCGCAATGTCACAGGATGCGAATACGGGACGAATGTATGCCGGGCAACCCGTAGAGGACCGGCAACGCCAGCGGCGTGCGCGTTTTCTGGAATCAGGACTGACGGTCTTCGCGCGCGACGGATACGCCAACAGCTCGGTGGGCGCCATCTGTAAGGACGCCGGACTTTCCTCGCGTCAGTTCTACGAGGAGTTCACCGGCCGCGAGTCCCTGCTGCTCGAGCTCTACGAGCAGATCGACCGGGAATCGCGCGACGCCGTGGCCGCAGCCCTGGACAAGAACGCCGAGGGGACCGCGCTGGAGCGGATCGATGCCGCCGTGCGCGCCTACATCGAGGCCATCGGCTCGGACCCGCGGAAGGCGCGGGTCGTCCTGGTCGAGGTGGTCGGCGCCGGGCCGAAGGTGGAGAAGTTCCGCCTGGAGCTGCGCCGCGCGTGGGGCGCGTTGCTGGCCAGTGCGACCGAGGACGCCGCATTGCAGGGCGAGATCCCGCCCGGTGACTACGAGATGCGGGTGCTGGCGATCATCGGCGCGGTGAACTACGTCGTCGACTCCTGGAGCGGCACGGACCCGCGCCCGCCGCTCGACGACGTGATCCGGGTGCTCAGCCGGGTGATCATGGGGGCGGTGCGGGCCTGAGCGGTATGCAGACGGTTCCGATCCAGGTACCGGACGGCAGCACCGTTCCGGTGCGGCTGATCCCGGCCGAGGGCAGCCATCGGCATCCCGTGACACCCGACGCGCCCCGGCCGGTGGTGGTGATCATGCCCGGGCTCGGCGTGCCCGGCGCCTACTACGAGGCCGTCGCCCGGCAGCTGGCCCGACGCGGCTTCGACGCCGCGATCGGGGAGCTGCGCGGCAACGGCGACAGCAGGCCGCGGCCGGGACCGGACAGCACCTACGGCTACCACGAGCTGGTTTCGGTCGATTTCCCGGCCATTTTCGAGGTCGTGCGCAGCCGCTTCCCGGCCAGTACCCCCTACCTGCTCGGCCACAGCATGGGCGGTCAGTTGTCGGTGATGTACGCCGCGCGGATCCGGGGCAGGCTGGGCGGGCTGATCCTGGTCGCCTCCGGCACGCCCTATTACCGCGGCTATCGCGGGCTGGCCGCCCCCGGCCTGCTGTTCGGCACCACCGCCGCCGCGTTGACGGCGAACCTGGCCGGATTCTGGCCGGGCCACCGGATCACGGTGGGCGGCTTCGGCCCCCAGTCGAAGGTGCTGATCTCGGACTGGGCCCGGCTGGCGCGCACCGGCCGGTTCGTGCCGGTGGGCGCCGACATCGACTACGAGGAGCGGATCGCGCGGCTGAAGCTGCCGGTGCTGTCGATCACGATGACCGGCGACGAGCTCACCCCGCCCAGCTCGGCGCGGCATCTGCTGGACAAGATGCCCGCCGCCGAGGTCACCACCTGGCACCAGCCCGAGCCGCTCGGCCACAACGGCTGGATCCCCGATCCGGTCGCCACCGTCGACCGGATCGAGAAGTGGTTGCGCGACCGCTGATTCAGTCCCGCGCGGCGGTCCGGCGCTCCATCAGCATCTGGGTGAAGAACTCGTAGATCAGCGCCGCCTGGAAGGCCATCTGCTTGTTGTCGGCCGCGCCGCCGTGCCCGCCCTCGATGTTCTCGTGGTACCAGAAGGTGTGCCCCTGTTCCTCGAGCAGCGCGGCGAACTTGCGCGCGTGCCCGGGATGCACCCGGTCGTCGCGGGTGGAGGTGGTGAGCAGGATCGGCGGGTAGTCCGCGTCCGCCCGCACGTTCTGGTAGGGGGAGTACTCGCGGATGTAGGCCCATTCCTCCGGCTTGTCCGGGTCACCGTACTCGGCCATCCAGGACGCGCCGGCCAGCAGCAGGTGGTAGCGCTTCATGTCCAGCAGCGGCACCTGGCAGACGATGGCGCCGAACAGTTCCGGATAGCGGGTGAGCATCACGCCCATCAGCAGGCCGCCGTTGCTGCCACCCACCGCGCCGAGCTGATCGGGGGTGGTGATGCCGCGTGCGACGAGGTCGCGGGCGATGGCGGCGAAGTCCTCGTACACCTTGTGCCGGTTGGCCTTCTGTACCGAGGTGTGCCATTCCGGGCCGTACTCCCCGCCGCCGCGGATGTTGGTCATCACCCAGGTGCCGCCGCGCTCGAGCCAGCCCATGCCGGACGCGCCGCTGTAGGCGGGCGTGCGGGACACCTCGAATCCGCCGTAGCCCGACATCACCGTCGGTCCCGGGCTGCCCTTGCGGTCGCGGTGCCGGATCACGAAGTACGGCACCATGGTCGAGTCGTCGGAGCGGGCGAAGAACTGTTCGGTCTCGATGCCCGCGGCGTCGAAGAAGCCGGGTTCCTGTTTGAGCGTGGTGGTCGGCCCGCCCACCGAACCGGCCAGCAGAGTCGCCGGGGTGGTGAAACCACTTGTGGTGAGCATGAACTCGTCGCCGCCCTCGAGCGGGTCGAGGTTGATGACGCTGGTGGTGGCCATCGGCGGGGTGTCGGCGAGCGGCTCGATCGCCCAGCCGTCCGCACCGGGGGTGAGCACGTGCAGCTTGGTCTGCACGTCCTGCAACGTGATGAGCAACAGGTGGTTCTCGGTCCAGCCGTAGCCGTGCAGTGAGGTGTGCGCGTCCGGGGTGAACAGCACGTCGAAGCGGCGCTCACCGGCCAGGAAGGACGGGAAGTCGGTGGCCAGCAGTGCGCCGGTCGGGTAGGTGGTGCCGCCGACCTCCCACGGCGACCGCAGCCGCACCAGCAGCCAGTCCTTGTACCAGGATTCGCTGGCGTCGGTGGGCACCTCCAGCAGCCGCGGGGTGCCGTCCGGGTCGAGGAGGTAGACCTCCTCGTTGAAGAAGTCGGTGGCGCGGCCGACGAAGTGCCGTTCGTAGCCGGGGGTCCGGTCGTAGCCGGCCGAGACCGCCACGTCGCCCGGTTCGCCCTCGAACACCGTGCGCGCCTGCTCCAGCGGGGTGCCGCGCCGCCACCGCTTGGCGATGCGCGGGTAGCCGGAGTCGGTGAGCGAGCCGGGCCCGAAATCGGTGCCGACGTAGACCTCGTCGGCGTCGATCCAGCGGATCTCCGACTTCGCCTCGGGCAGGTAGAAGCCGCCGTCCTCGGGGGCGACGAACTGCCGCGTCTCGATGTCGAATTCGCGCACCACCTTGGCGTCCGCGCCGCCGCGGGACAGGCTGATCAGGGCGCGGCGCTGCTCGGGGCGCAGCACCGCCGCGCCGCCCCACACCCAGTTCTCCTCCTCTTGATCGGCGAGCGCGTCGAGGTCGATGAGCACGTCCCAGTCCGGCGACGGCTGGGCGTACTCGGCGAAGGTGGTGCGCCGCCACACTCCGCGCGGGTGCTCGGCGTCGCGCCAGAAGTTGTACAGCCACCGGCCGCGGCGGCCGGGGTAGGCGATCTTGGTGTCGGTGTCGAGCATGTCGAGGATGCGCTGCTCGAGCCGGGCGAACCGCTCGGTGGCGGCGAAACGCGCTGCGACCACCTCGTTATGGGCTCGGGCCCAGTCCAGGGCGCGCTCGTCGGTCACATCCTCGAGCCAGAGGTACGGATCGGTCACATTCTGCTCCACGCCGCTCATGCCCACATTGTGGCCGAGCCGATTCGCGCCCGCGTGCGCGGACGGCGGATGCGCTCGGCGCGGCGCGCGGCAGGGATGCTCATGAGTTGCCGTGGCCTCGTAGGATCGCCACCACGCACGAGCGAACAGGAGTCCGATATGTCTCCCTTCCTCTGGGAGCAGCATTGCTGCCTGCCGCTGACACCCGATGCCGAGGTCGCCGAGCTGGCTCGTTATCCGCTCGGCTCCTATCTGTCGGTCAACGTCGGCTATTCGCGTCAGCGCACGACAGACACCCTGGAGCTACTGCACGCCTTCCGGGCCGCCGCGGTGGCCGACGGCCGCTTCCGCCTGGTCGAGACCCTGGCCGACGTCGGCGCGCCCGGCGCCATCGCGTTGGCTTTCGACCTCGAGGACGCCGGTCCGCTCGGCGGTGACCTGGACACCGTGCGCGTCTTCCACGAGCTCGGTGTCCGCTCGCTGCTGCCCACCTACAACCACGCCAACGCCGCGGGCTGCGGCTGCCTGGACACCGAGGACACCGGCCTCGACCTCGCCGAGCACACCGACGTCCCGATGATCTACAGCCACGCCAATTTCGCCGCGCTGTGGGAACATCCGCGCAACATCACCGACGACCAGGCTCGCGCCTGCGCGGCGACCGGCGGGGTGATCGGGATCAACGGCGTGGGCATCTTCCTCGGCCGCAACCGGCCCGAGCAGGCCGCCGAGCGGGTCGAGGCGATGGCCGATCACATCCAGTACGGCGCCGAGCTGGTCGGTATCGAGCACATCGGCATCGGCTCGGACTACTCCTTCGACGCCGCCGATTTCAACGCCGAACTCACCGAGAACCCCGGCGCCTTCTCCGACGCCTACACCGCCTGGGGCCCGCTGCAGTGGACCGCTCCCGAGGAACTGCTCGGGCTCGACAGCGTGCCCGGTCTGGACCAGGTGCTCGCCGCCCGCGGTTTCACCCCGGCCGATCTGGCGGCGGTGTTCGGCGGCAACTTCTGCCGCGCCGCGGCGAAGGTGTGGCGGTAGCGCTAGTCGGCCAGCCGGACCAGCATCTTGCCGACGTTGGCGCCGGACAGCACCCCGAGCAACGCCGTGGGGGCCTGCTCGAGTCCCTCGTGGACGGTCTGCCTGGTGCGCAGTTCGCCGCGCGCCAGCCAGCCCGCCGCCTTGCCGATGTACTCGCCGAAACGGTCGAAGTAGCTGTTCACCAGCATGCCCCGCAGCGACACCTCCCGGGTGGCCGCCTTGTACAGGTCGGGGCCGGGTTCGGCCGCCGCACCGTTGTAGCCGCTGATCGCCCCCACGAGCGCGATCCGGGCGCGCGGTCGCATGGCCTCGACCGCGACCCGCAGGTGTTCGCCGCCGACGCTGTCGAGGTAGACATCGATGCCCTCGGGCGCGGCCGCGGCCAGCTGCCCGGCCAGATCGCCCGCCCGGTGATCGAGCGCCGCGTCGAAGCCGAACTCCTCCCGCAGCAGCGCGGTCTTGGCCGGGCCGCCTGCCGCACCGATCACCCGCCCCGCGCCGAGCAGTTTCGCGAGCTGACCGGCGACGCTGCCGACCGCGCCCGCCGCGGCGGACACGAAGACCGTGTCCCCCGGCCGCACCGGCGCCACGTCGGTGAGTGCGGCGTAGGCGGTGAGGCCGGTGGTGCCCAGCGCGCCCAGGTACTGCCAGGGCGGCGCCAGGTCCGGGTCCACCGGGGTCACCGCGGCCGCGTCGAGCACGGCGTAGTCGCGCCAGCCCGCGAAGTGGGTGACGGTGGTGCCCACCGGCACCGCGGGCGCACGGGAGGCGATCACCTCGCCCACCGCCGACCCCTCCAGCGGCGCGCCGATCCGGAACGGCTCGATGTAGGAGGGGCGATCGTCCATCCGCCCCCGCATGTACGGGTCCACCGACATCCAGGTGTTGCGCACCAGGACCTGGCCGGGCGCCGGTTCCGGGACCGGTCGCGTCACCAGGGCGAAGTTCGCGGCGGTGGGCACGCCGTCCGGCCGGGCGGCCAGCTGGAACTCCCGGCCCGTCCGGGGCAGCCCGGTCGCGGCGGCCTGTCGCGGTGCTGGCTCGGTCATCGAATTCTCCTTCTGTGCCAACGATTTTCGGATCCTGCGATCCGTTGCTGTCGACACTAGGGACGGGTACCCGGGCGGCCCAGGTCCGCCGACGACAGGGACCGGTCCCTTCGCGCCACGCGCGGGACGGCCGCGAGCGGCGGGGTGCGATCCGGCTAGCGGTGGTGCAGGCCGGTCGGCGAGACGCCGCGCCAGCGTCTGCTCGCCTTGCGCAGCGCGCGGTCGTCGGTGAAGCCGAGCCGCTCGGCGACCGCGGCGGTGGTGCGCCCGCCGGCCAGCAGGACGCGGGCCCGTTCGTGGCGGGCCAGATCCAGTTCCTGCCGCCAGGTCGTGCCGTGTGCGGCGAGCCGCCGTTGCAGGGTCCGCGGGCTGGTCGCCAGCCGTCGCGCGACCGCGGGCAGTGCGGGTTCGCCGTCGTCGAGGGCGGCGTCGAGGGCGGCCCGGAAGGCGTCGAGCGGGCCGGGGATCGGCCGCGCGGTGGCGAGCACGAGGTCGGCGTGGTCGCGCAGCAGGTGCGCCAGCGCCGGATCGGCCCGGGTCAGCGGCGCGGTGGCGTCGTCGGGTGCGAAGGTGATGCTGTCGGCGCCTGCGCCGAACTCGATGCGGCGGGTGCCGAAGGCGTCCACCAACGCCGAATGCTCGCGCGGTGCGGGACCGGCGAAGGTGACCCGGGCCGGCGTCACCGCCCGCCCGGTCGCCTCCCGCGCGCGGCGCAGGTAGTAGGCGAGTACGTACTCGTTGATCACCGCGGCCACGGCGGGATCGCCCGCGGTGGTGCGGAATTCGACGGTGAGGCCGTCGTCCTCGCGCAGCGCGAAGCCCTCGGCCGCCGCGGTCACCAACCGGTGATAGGGCTGGGCCGCGCGCAGCGCCCCGGCCAGCGTGGGCCCGGTGGTCACCAGGTAGTCCCAGGTGGCCAGCGTGCCGAGCGGCGCGGCCGCGGCGACCGCGAGCCCCGCGCCGCGGCCGTTGCGGGCCAGCAGCTCCCACAGCCGCACCAGCGAGGTCAGCGGGATGCGGTGCAGTTCGCCGCCGAGCACCGCGTCGTCCGTGCCGGGAATCCGCGCGATCGCGACCGGATCGGGCTGTGATAGCGAAACGACATCACGCACCAGGCGGACCAGCTGGGTCGAGGCGGTGTCGTCAATCGGACGCGCCGGTGGCGGAGCGCCCGCGAGCGGCGCGGGCGCGGACATCGCGACCGGTTGCCGACCGCTCGTTCCGCCGTTCACCACGGTGACCAGCGTAGTCCCGCCCGCAGGCGGCGGCGCGGCCCGGCGCGGCAGGCGCGGACGCCGCCGCGGCTGTGGCCTGGATCTCACCGAGGCGGGGGCACGGTGGGTGAACCGAGCGCGGCAGCGTTAGGCTCGCAGACGTGACTTCCCACTACGATGTCGTCGTTCTCGGTGCTGGTCCCGGCGGTTACGTCGCCGCGATCCGGTCCGCGCAACTCGGCCTGCGAACAGCGGTTGTCGAGCAGAAATACTGGGGTGGTGTGTGCCTGAACGTGGGCTGCATCCCGTCGAAGGCGCTGCTGCGCAATGCGGAGCTCGCGCACATCTTCCACAAGGAAGCCAAGACGTTCGGAATCTCCGGCGACGTCAGCTTCGACTTCGGGGCGGCGTTCGACCGCAGCCGCAAGGTCGCCGACGGCCGCGTCAAGGGCGTCCACTTCCTGATGAAGAAGAACAAGATCGACGAGTTCGACGGCAAGGGCACGTTCGTCGACGCCAACACCCTCTCGGTGGAACTGAGCAAGGGCGGTACCGAGTCGATCACCTTCGACAACGTCATCATCGCCACGGGCACCGTCACCAAGCTGCTGCCCGGCACCTCCCGCAGCGCCAACGTGGTCACCTACGAAGAGCAGATCATGACCCGTGACCTGCCGGGTTCGATCCTCATCGTCGGCGCGGGCGCCATCGGCATGGAGTTCGGCTACGTCCTGAAGAACTACGGCGTGGACGTGCGCATCGTGGAGTTCCTCGACCGCGCGCTGCCCAACGAGGACGCCGACGTCTCCAAGGAGATCACCAAGGCCTACAAGAAGCTCGGCATCACCATCACCACCGGTGCCGCCGTGCAGTCCATCGACGACGACGGCACCAAGGTGACCGTCGCCATCAAGGACAACAAGTCCGGTTCGGTGGAGACCGTCACCGTGGACAAGGTGCTGCAGGCCGTCGGCTTCGCGCCCCGGGTGGAGGGCTACGGCCTGGAGAACACCGGTGTCGCGCTCACCGACCGCGGCGCCATCGCCATCGACGACAACATGCGCACCAACGTCCCGCACATCTACGCCATCGGTGACGTCACCGCCAAGCTGCAGCTGGCCCACGTCGCCGAGGCGCAGGGCGTGGTCGCGGCCGAGACCATCGCCGGCGCGCCGACGCTCACCCTGGGCGACTACCGGATGATGCCGCGCGCGACCTTCTGCCAGCCGCAGGTCGCCAGCTTCGGCCTCACCGAGGAGCAGGCGCGGGCCGAGGGCTACGACGTGAAGGTCGCGACCTTCCCGTTCACCGCCAACGGCAAGGCGCACGGCCTCGGCGATCCCACCGGTTTCGTCAAGCTCATCTCCGACGCCCGCTACGGCGAGCTCCTCGGCGGCCACCTCATCGGCCCGGATGTCTCCGAGCTGTTGCCGGAGCTGACGCTGGCCCAGAAGTGGGATCTCACCGTCAACGAGCTCACCCGCAACGTGCACACCCACCCGACCCTCAGCGAGGCGCTGCAGGAGGCCTTCCACGGCCTGGCCGGGCACATGATCAACTTCTGATCGCCGGACCCGCTCGACGGCGCCCGTGGCCCCGACGGCCCGGGCGCCGTCG
This sequence is a window from Nocardia farcinica. Protein-coding genes within it:
- a CDS encoding alpha/beta hydrolase family protein, translating into MSTDGSRPIPLPAVSRRRALAAVVAVFAAAGCAAGERTAAPPSVVTTPAGPPPATPDAPLRIAYGPGPDHIGDLYLPERGAAPYPVVVMVHGGGWSQWRDLADTAANSTALARHGVAVWNIEYRRVRGGGGWPSTLADADDAVEALATVVQERSGHRLDLERVHVAGHSAGGHLAAWVAGRHTLPPTAPGAQPRVRPRSATLMAGVFDLELAVTRGHDAFVRALLDGAPDEVPDRYRIASPIAHLPVGIRIDALHGDADQVVSIEQSRRYIAAARAAGDNAHMHELPGVTHADFLDVGSPAWAAAQRVILHNIDTLD
- a CDS encoding DUF6585 family protein, which produces MTTPSMPEDGAGGTEVRRTVPLSQLVHLMAEYQKLGAHRQTFLAAPVSDTFVRGCGIVAGCLGAVAVICAAVGAVSGGAAIGLVAAVPAGLALYRGRLNNRNRAARLDLFEHGMTVYRSGERVAGFRWDTAEVRQQAIPFQNTAHIEYSLEMSGPDGSHARFDETHFAEGREWARAIQSAVTATQLPRAVTVIDEGDTARFGDFALNLDALVFRGDQYPWDRVQLIDARSGLVRIKVDGNWVSLAPVGTIPNFYIFNELAERLRLPATA
- a CDS encoding ZIP family metal transporter encodes the protein MSTALLYGLGTAVPLLVGAAIGLRWTLPKPLLASLMAFGAGTMIAAVSSELFAPAFRQAGALVAGAALFLGAGVYVVANHLIETKLGAGAIGWALMLGTVLDGVPENTALGVSLSAEAGVVLLVAVAVGNVPEAIGGAALMRQRPGFSARRALALWTVTAAVLVAVTVLGKALSGNLSATHIAVVQAFAGGATIAVLADSLMPEAYREGGWWVGMATAAGFLVAFVLAG
- a CDS encoding TetR/AcrR family transcriptional regulator, whose amino-acid sequence is MGAICKDAGLSSRQFYEEFTGRESLLLELYEQIDRESRDAVAAALDKNAEGTALERIDAAVRAYIEAIGSDPRKARVVLVEVVGAGPKVEKFRLELRRAWGALLASATEDAALQGEIPPGDYEMRVLAIIGAVNYVVDSWSGTDPRPPLDDVIRVLSRVIMGAVRA
- a CDS encoding alpha/beta hydrolase family protein, producing the protein MQTVPIQVPDGSTVPVRLIPAEGSHRHPVTPDAPRPVVVIMPGLGVPGAYYEAVARQLARRGFDAAIGELRGNGDSRPRPGPDSTYGYHELVSVDFPAIFEVVRSRFPASTPYLLGHSMGGQLSVMYAARIRGRLGGLILVASGTPYYRGYRGLAAPGLLFGTTAAALTANLAGFWPGHRITVGGFGPQSKVLISDWARLARTGRFVPVGADIDYEERIARLKLPVLSITMTGDELTPPSSARHLLDKMPAAEVTTWHQPEPLGHNGWIPDPVATVDRIEKWLRDR
- a CDS encoding prolyl oligopeptidase family serine peptidase, with amino-acid sequence MSGVEQNVTDPYLWLEDVTDERALDWARAHNEVVAARFAATERFARLEQRILDMLDTDTKIAYPGRRGRWLYNFWRDAEHPRGVWRRTTFAEYAQPSPDWDVLIDLDALADQEEENWVWGGAAVLRPEQRRALISLSRGGADAKVVREFDIETRQFVAPEDGGFYLPEAKSEIRWIDADEVYVGTDFGPGSLTDSGYPRIAKRWRRGTPLEQARTVFEGEPGDVAVSAGYDRTPGYERHFVGRATDFFNEEVYLLDPDGTPRLLEVPTDASESWYKDWLLVRLRSPWEVGGTTYPTGALLATDFPSFLAGERRFDVLFTPDAHTSLHGYGWTENHLLLITLQDVQTKLHVLTPGADGWAIEPLADTPPMATTSVINLDPLEGGDEFMLTTSGFTTPATLLAGSVGGPTTTLKQEPGFFDAAGIETEQFFARSDDSTMVPYFVIRHRDRKGSPGPTVMSGYGGFEVSRTPAYSGASGMGWLERGGTWVMTNIRGGGEYGPEWHTSVQKANRHKVYEDFAAIARDLVARGITTPDQLGAVGGSNGGLLMGVMLTRYPELFGAIVCQVPLLDMKRYHLLLAGASWMAEYGDPDKPEEWAYIREYSPYQNVRADADYPPILLTTSTRDDRVHPGHARKFAALLEEQGHTFWYHENIEGGHGGAADNKQMAFQAALIYEFFTQMLMERRTAARD
- a CDS encoding dipeptidase codes for the protein MSPFLWEQHCCLPLTPDAEVAELARYPLGSYLSVNVGYSRQRTTDTLELLHAFRAAAVADGRFRLVETLADVGAPGAIALAFDLEDAGPLGGDLDTVRVFHELGVRSLLPTYNHANAAGCGCLDTEDTGLDLAEHTDVPMIYSHANFAALWEHPRNITDDQARACAATGGVIGINGVGIFLGRNRPEQAAERVEAMADHIQYGAELVGIEHIGIGSDYSFDAADFNAELTENPGAFSDAYTAWGPLQWTAPEELLGLDSVPGLDQVLAARGFTPADLAAVFGGNFCRAAAKVWR
- a CDS encoding NADP-dependent oxidoreductase, translated to MTEPAPRQAAATGLPRTGREFQLAARPDGVPTAANFALVTRPVPEPAPGQVLVRNTWMSVDPYMRGRMDDRPSYIEPFRIGAPLEGSAVGEVIASRAPAVPVGTTVTHFAGWRDYAVLDAAAVTPVDPDLAPPWQYLGALGTTGLTAYAALTDVAPVRPGDTVFVSAAAGAVGSVAGQLAKLLGAGRVIGAAGGPAKTALLREEFGFDAALDHRAGDLAGQLAAAAPEGIDVYLDSVGGEHLRVAVEAMRPRARIALVGAISGYNGAAAEPGPDLYKAATREVSLRGMLVNSYFDRFGEYIGKAAGWLARGELRTRQTVHEGLEQAPTALLGVLSGANVGKMLVRLAD
- a CDS encoding AraC family transcriptional regulator, which encodes MSAPAPLAGAPPPARPIDDTASTQLVRLVRDVVSLSQPDPVAIARIPGTDDAVLGGELHRIPLTSLVRLWELLARNGRGAGLAVAAAAPLGTLATWDYLVTTGPTLAGALRAAQPYHRLVTAAAEGFALREDDGLTVEFRTTAGDPAVAAVINEYVLAYYLRRAREATGRAVTPARVTFAGPAPREHSALVDAFGTRRIEFGAGADSITFAPDDATAPLTRADPALAHLLRDHADLVLATARPIPGPLDAFRAALDAALDDGEPALPAVARRLATSPRTLQRRLAAHGTTWRQELDLARHERARVLLAGGRTTAAVAERLGFTDDRALRKASRRWRGVSPTGLHHR